A region of Arabidopsis thaliana chromosome 5, partial sequence DNA encodes the following proteins:
- the BPA1 gene encoding binding partner of acd11 1 (binding partner of acd11 1 (BPA1); FUNCTIONS IN: oxidoreductase activity, nucleotide binding, nucleic acid binding; INVOLVED IN: oxidation reduction; EXPRESSED IN: 25 plant structures; EXPRESSED DURING: 15 growth stages; CONTAINS InterPro DOMAIN/s: Aldo/keto reductase (InterPro:IPR001395), RNA recognition motif, RNP-1 (InterPro:IPR000504), Nucleotide-binding, alpha-beta plait (InterPro:IPR012677); BEST Arabidopsis thaliana protein match is: RNA-binding (RRM/RBD/RNP motifs) family protein (TAIR:AT4G17720.1); Has 439 Blast hits to 439 proteins in 94 species: Archae - 0; Bacteria - 4; Metazoa - 20; Fungi - 117; Plants - 286; Viruses - 0; Other Eukaryotes - 12 (source: NCBI BLink).), with protein sequence MASQVRSVKVGNLSSGATEHDIKEFFSFSGEVESIDIQSSNEHSAYVTFKETQGAETAVLLSGASIADQSVIIELAPNYSPPAAPHAETQSSGAESVVQKAEDVVSSMLAKGFILGKDAVGKAKAFDEKHGFTSTATAGVASLDQKIGLSQKLTAGTSLVNEKIKAVDQNFQVTERTKSVYAAAEQTVSSAGSAVMKNRYVLTGVSWAAGAFNRVAQAAGEVGQKTKEKVEAEQPSQPAQSQQQLPEGYSPIHSSEYSKN encoded by the exons ATGGCG TCACAGGTAAGGTCAGTAAAAGTTGGCAATCTCTCTTCAGGAGCAACTGAGCATGATATTAAagagtttttctctttctctggtGAAGTTGAAAGCATCGATATCCAAAG CAGTAACGAGCATAGTGCTTATGTCACATTTAAAGAAACTCAAGGAGCAGAGACTGCTGTGCTCTTATCT GGAGCGAGTATTGCCGATCAATCAGTCATCATTGAGTTGGCTCCCAACTACAGTCCACCAGCAGCCCCTCATGCT GAAACACAGAGCAGCGGTGCAGAATCTGTTGTCCAGAAGGCAGAAGATGTTGTGAGCAGCATGTTAGCAAAGGGTTTCATTCTTGGGAAAGATGCTGTCGGCAAAGCAAAAGCTTTTGATGAGAAACATGGTTTCACCTCAACCGCCACCGCAGGAGTTGCTTCACTAGACCAAAAAATCGGTCTTAGCCAGAAACTTACAGCTGGAACAAGCTTGGTGAACGAAAAAATCAAGGCGGTGGACCAAAACTTTCAGGTAACAGAGAGGACCAAGTCTGTGTATGCAGCTGCGGAGCAGACTGTGAGCAGTGCAGGAAGCGCTGTGATGAAGAACCGTTACGTGTTAACTGGTGTGAGCTGGGCCGCAGGAGCATTCAATAGAGTGGCTCAAGCAGCTGGAGAGGTTggacagaaaacaaaagagaaggtTGAAGCTGAGCAACCATCGCAACCAGCACAGTCGCAGCAGCAACTGCCAGAAGGGTATTCTCCGATTCATTCGTCCGAATACTCGAAGAACTAA
- the BPA1 gene encoding binding partner of acd11 1 (binding partner of acd11 1 (BPA1); FUNCTIONS IN: oxidoreductase activity, nucleotide binding, nucleic acid binding; INVOLVED IN: oxidation reduction; EXPRESSED IN: 25 plant structures; EXPRESSED DURING: 15 growth stages; CONTAINS InterPro DOMAIN/s: Aldo/keto reductase (InterPro:IPR001395), RNA recognition motif, RNP-1 (InterPro:IPR000504), Nucleotide-binding, alpha-beta plait (InterPro:IPR012677); BEST Arabidopsis thaliana protein match is: RNA-binding (RRM/RBD/RNP motifs) family protein (TAIR:AT4G17720.1); Has 1807 Blast hits to 1807 proteins in 277 species: Archae - 0; Bacteria - 0; Metazoa - 736; Fungi - 347; Plants - 385; Viruses - 0; Other Eukaryotes - 339 (source: NCBI BLink).), which yields MASQVRSVKVGNLSSGATEHDIKEFFSFSGEVESIDIQSNEHSAYVTFKETQGAETAVLLSGASIADQSVIIELAPNYSPPAAPHAETQSSGAESVVQKAEDVVSSMLAKGFILGKDAVGKAKAFDEKHGFTSTATAGVASLDQKIGLSQKLTAGTSLVNEKIKAVDQNFQVTERTKSVYAAAEQTVSSAGSAVMKNRYVLTGVSWAAGAFNRVAQAAGEVGQKTKEKVEAEQPSQPAQSQQQLPEGYSPIHSSEYSKN from the exons ATGGCG TCACAGGTAAGGTCAGTAAAAGTTGGCAATCTCTCTTCAGGAGCAACTGAGCATGATATTAAagagtttttctctttctctggtGAAGTTGAAAGCATCGATATCCAAAG TAACGAGCATAGTGCTTATGTCACATTTAAAGAAACTCAAGGAGCAGAGACTGCTGTGCTCTTATCT GGAGCGAGTATTGCCGATCAATCAGTCATCATTGAGTTGGCTCCCAACTACAGTCCACCAGCAGCCCCTCATGCT GAAACACAGAGCAGCGGTGCAGAATCTGTTGTCCAGAAGGCAGAAGATGTTGTGAGCAGCATGTTAGCAAAGGGTTTCATTCTTGGGAAAGATGCTGTCGGCAAAGCAAAAGCTTTTGATGAGAAACATGGTTTCACCTCAACCGCCACCGCAGGAGTTGCTTCACTAGACCAAAAAATCGGTCTTAGCCAGAAACTTACAGCTGGAACAAGCTTGGTGAACGAAAAAATCAAGGCGGTGGACCAAAACTTTCAGGTAACAGAGAGGACCAAGTCTGTGTATGCAGCTGCGGAGCAGACTGTGAGCAGTGCAGGAAGCGCTGTGATGAAGAACCGTTACGTGTTAACTGGTGTGAGCTGGGCCGCAGGAGCATTCAATAGAGTGGCTCAAGCAGCTGGAGAGGTTggacagaaaacaaaagagaaggtTGAAGCTGAGCAACCATCGCAACCAGCACAGTCGCAGCAGCAACTGCCAGAAGGGTATTCTCCGATTCATTCGTCCGAATACTCGAAGAACTAA
- the BPA1 gene encoding binding partner of acd11 1 (binding partner of acd11 1 (BPA1); FUNCTIONS IN: oxidoreductase activity, nucleotide binding, nucleic acid binding; INVOLVED IN: oxidation reduction; EXPRESSED IN: 25 plant structures; EXPRESSED DURING: 15 growth stages; CONTAINS InterPro DOMAIN/s: Aldo/keto reductase (InterPro:IPR001395), RNA recognition motif, RNP-1 (InterPro:IPR000504), Nucleotide-binding, alpha-beta plait (InterPro:IPR012677); BEST Arabidopsis thaliana protein match is: RNA-binding (RRM/RBD/RNP motifs) family protein (TAIR:AT4G17720.1); Has 470 Blast hits to 470 proteins in 102 species: Archae - 0; Bacteria - 0; Metazoa - 26; Fungi - 113; Plants - 311; Viruses - 0; Other Eukaryotes - 20 (source: NCBI BLink).) has translation MAVRSVKVGNLSSGATEHDIKEFFSFSGEVESIDIQSNEHSAYVTFKETQGAETAVLLSGASIADQSVIIELAPNYSPPAAPHAETQSSGAESVVQKAEDVVSSMLAKGFILGKDAVGKAKAFDEKHGFTSTATAGVASLDQKIGLSQKLTAGTSLVNEKIKAVDQNFQVTERTKSVYAAAEQTVSSAGSAVMKNRYVLTGVSWAAGAFNRVAQAAGEVGQKTKEKVEAEQPSQPAQSQQQLPEGYSPIHSSEYSKN, from the exons ATGGCG GTAAGGTCAGTAAAAGTTGGCAATCTCTCTTCAGGAGCAACTGAGCATGATATTAAagagtttttctctttctctggtGAAGTTGAAAGCATCGATATCCAAAG TAACGAGCATAGTGCTTATGTCACATTTAAAGAAACTCAAGGAGCAGAGACTGCTGTGCTCTTATCT GGAGCGAGTATTGCCGATCAATCAGTCATCATTGAGTTGGCTCCCAACTACAGTCCACCAGCAGCCCCTCATGCT GAAACACAGAGCAGCGGTGCAGAATCTGTTGTCCAGAAGGCAGAAGATGTTGTGAGCAGCATGTTAGCAAAGGGTTTCATTCTTGGGAAAGATGCTGTCGGCAAAGCAAAAGCTTTTGATGAGAAACATGGTTTCACCTCAACCGCCACCGCAGGAGTTGCTTCACTAGACCAAAAAATCGGTCTTAGCCAGAAACTTACAGCTGGAACAAGCTTGGTGAACGAAAAAATCAAGGCGGTGGACCAAAACTTTCAGGTAACAGAGAGGACCAAGTCTGTGTATGCAGCTGCGGAGCAGACTGTGAGCAGTGCAGGAAGCGCTGTGATGAAGAACCGTTACGTGTTAACTGGTGTGAGCTGGGCCGCAGGAGCATTCAATAGAGTGGCTCAAGCAGCTGGAGAGGTTggacagaaaacaaaagagaaggtTGAAGCTGAGCAACCATCGCAACCAGCACAGTCGCAGCAGCAACTGCCAGAAGGGTATTCTCCGATTCATTCGTCCGAATACTCGAAGAACTAA
- the TERT gene encoding telomerase reverse transcriptase (telomerase reverse transcriptase (TERT); FUNCTIONS IN: telomerase activity, telomeric template RNA reverse transcriptase activity; INVOLVED IN: nucleolus organization, telomere maintenance via telomerase, chromosome organization, chromosome localization; LOCATED IN: nucleus; EXPRESSED IN: 10 plant structures; EXPRESSED DURING: 4 anthesis, F mature embryo stage, petal differentiation and expansion stage, E expanded cotyledon stage, D bilateral stage; CONTAINS InterPro DOMAIN/s: Telomere reverse transcriptase (InterPro:IPR003545), RNA-directed DNA polymerase (reverse transcriptase) (InterPro:IPR000477), Telomerase ribonucleoprotein complex - RNA-binding domain (InterPro:IPR021891); Has 1807 Blast hits to 1807 proteins in 277 species: Archae - 0; Bacteria - 0; Metazoa - 736; Fungi - 347; Plants - 385; Viruses - 0; Other Eukaryotes - 339 (source: NCBI BLink).), translated as MPRKPRHRVPEILWRLFGNRARNLNDAIVDLIPNRNIQPEQCRCRGQGCLGCSSDKPAFLLRSDDPIHYRKLLHRCFVVLHEQTPPLLDFSPTSWWSQREIVERIIEMMQSGCDCQNVICARYDKYDQSSPILELLTSSSWEFLLKRVGHDVMVYLLQQTSIFLPLLGKKHQQVSGPPLCIKHKRTLSVHENKRKRDDNVQPPTKRQWLSSAVDDCPKDDSATITPIVGEDVDQHREKKTTKRSRIYLKRRRKQRKVNFKKVDCNAPCITPSTNGKVSTGNDEMNLHIGINGSLTDFVKQAKQVKRNKNFKFGLSETYSVIPPNHILKTLRPNCSDSKLLMNHIFGEVNVWSTTPSHGKGNCPSGSICLYHSLLKSLKNLIGKTKSSHLKMLLDKHCPVLLLQEDALKSGTTSQSSRRQKADKLPHGSSSSQTGKPKCPSVEERKLYCTNDQVVSFIWAICRYIVPESLLGTTHQMRVLRKNIAWFVSRRRNEKCTVNQFLHKVKPSDFPFFARKELCCMVNGHELQSESIRSTQQMLCTKWISWLFLEIVKKLVHFNFYATESQGGRLNIYYYRKRSWERLISKEISKALDGYVLVDDAEAESSRKKLSKFRFLPKANGVRMVLDFSSSSRSQSLRDTHAVLKDIQLKEPDVLGSSVFDHDDFYRNLCPYLIHLRSQSGELPPLYFVVADVFKAFDSVDQGKLLHVIQSFLKDEYILNRCRLVCCGKRSNWVNKILVSSDKNSNFSRFTSTVPYNALQSIVVDKGENHRVRKKDLMVWIGNMLKNNMLQLDKSFYVQIAGIPQGHRLSSLLCCFYYGHLERTLIYPFLEEASKDVSSKECSREEELIIPTSYKLLRFIDDYLFVSTSRDQASSFYHRLKHGFKDYNCFMNETKFCINFEDKEEHRCSSNRMFVGDNGVPFVRWTGLLINSRTFEVQVDYTRYLSGHISSTFSVAWQNKPVRNLRQKLCYFLVPKCHPILFDSNINSGEIVRLNIYQIFLLAAMKFHCYVYEVSRFWKLHPQTLFKFITISVRYMFRLINRRVRRINTGSSFRPVLKLYKEEVIWLGLDAYIQVLKKKNSRYRMLLIYLKSALSKHSLSQQLSSELRYATDRSNSSSLWKLNY; from the exons ATGCCGCGTAAACCTAGACATCGTGTACCGGAGATTCTATGGAGGTTATTCGGAAACAGAGCCAGGAATTTAAACGACGCAATAGTAGATCTGATTCCTAACCGGAATATCCAGCCGGAGCAATGCCGATGCCGGGGTCAAGGTTGTCTCGGTTGCAGCAGCGATAAACCGGCGTTTCTGCTGCGTTCCGATGATCCCATTCACTACCGTAAACTTCTTCACCGTTGCTTCGTTGTACTTCACGAACAAACCCCTCCGCTTCTGGATTTCTCTCCAACATCTTGGTGGTCACAGAGAGAG ATTGTTGAAAGGATTATTGAAATGATGCAATCTGGATGTGATTGCCAAAATGTGATATGTGCCAGATATGATAAG TATGATCAGTCGAGCCCTATTTTGGAGCTATTGACAAGTTCATCTTGGGAGTTTCTTCTCAAGCGG GTCGGTCATGACGTCATGGTTTATCTTCTACAGCAAACATCAATATTCTTACCATTACTAGGGAAAAAACACCAGCAAGTGTCTGGACCTCCTCTATGTATCAAGCATAAGC GGACATTGTCAGtccatgaaaacaaaagaaagagggATGACAACGTTCAGCCACCAACGAAAAGGCAGTGGCTTTCTTCAGCTGTCGATGACTGTCCTAAGGATGACTCTGCAACTATTACGCCCATAGTTGGCGAGGATGTAGACCaacatagagagaaaaaaactactAAGCGTTCAAGAATATATCTTAAGCGTCGGCGAAAGCAGAGAAAGGtcaatttcaaaaaagttgACTGTAATGCTCCTTGTATAACTCCCAGTACAAATGGTAAAGTCTCAACTGGTAATGACGAAATGAATCTGCACATTGGTATAAATGGAAGTCTCACTGATTTTGTAAAGCAG GCTAAACAGgttaaaagaaacaagaatttCAAGTTTGGCCTCTCAGAAACGTATTCAGTTATACCACCAAACC ACATTTTAAAAACCTTGAGGCCCAACTGCTCTGATTCAAAGCTCCTAATGAACCATATATTTGGTGAAGTAAATGTTTGGTCAACGACGCCATCTCATGGCAAAGGCAATTGCCCCAGTGGATCTATTTGCTT ATACCATTCATTGCTCAAGTCTCTTAAAAATCTAATAGGAAAAACAAAGTCTTCACATTTAAAAATGCTACTAGACAAACACTGTCCTGTTCTCTTGCTGCAAGAGGATGCATTGAAGTCCGGAACGACTTCTCAg AGTTCAAGGAGGCAAAAAGCAGATAAGCTGCCTCATGGATCAAGTTCATCACAAACGGGAAAACCCAAATGTCCCAGTGTTGAAGAAAGGAAGCTGTATTGCACGAACGACCAAGTAGTTTCCTTTATTTGGGCCATCTGTAGGTACATTGTTCCAGAAAGTTTGCTTGGGACCACTCATCAGATGAGGGTGCTTAGGAAAAATATAGCGTGGTTTGTTTCAAGGCGACGAAATGAGAAATGCACAGTGAATCAGTTTTTGCATAAAGTGAAACCATCAGATTTCCCATTCTTTGCTAGAAAAGAGTTATGCTGTATGGTCAACGGACATGAACTCCAAAGTGAATCCATCAGAAGTACACAGCAGATGTTGTGCACGAAATGGATTTCTTGGCTTTTTTTAGAGATTGTCAAGAAATTGGTGCACTTCAACTTCTATGCCACTGAAAGCCAAGGAGGACGgctaaatatttattattaccGGAAAAGGAGCTGGGAAAGATTAATAAGCAAAGAAATTAGCAAAGCCCTTGATGGATATGTCCTAGTAGACGATGCTGAAGCTGAAAGTAGCAGGAAGAAGCTAtcaaagtttagatttttaccAAAGGCCAATGGTGTGAGGATGGTGTTAGACTTTAGTTCTTCGTCAAGGTCGCAATCTCTTCGTGATACACATGCTGTTTTGAAGGACATCCAGCTCAAAGAACCAGATGTTCTTGGGTCTTCTGTCTTTGACCATGATGATTTCTACAGAAACCTATGCCCATATCTGATCCATTTAAGAAGTCAATCTGGAGAACTTCCTCCTTTGTACTTTGTGGTTGCGGATGTATTCAAAGCATTTGATTCAGTCGACCAGGGTAAGCTGCTTCATGTCATTCAAAGTTTTCTGAAAGATGAATACATCTTAAACAGATGTAGGCTGGTCTGCTGTGGGAAGAGATCCAATTGGGTAAACAAAATACTAGTCTCGAGTGACAAAAATTCTAACTTTTCAAGATTCACATCAACTGTTCCATATAATGCACTGCAAAGTATCGTGGTTGATAAG GGAGAAAACCATCGAGTGAGGAAAAAGGATCTAATGGTTTGGATAGGAAATATGCTAAAGAACAACATGCTGCAGTTGGATAAAAGCTTCTATGTACAAATAGCTGGAATACCTCAGGGACACAGATTATCATCCTTGTTATGTTGTTTTTACTACGGGCATCTCGAGAGGACTTTGATCTACCCATTCCTCGAAGAAGCCTCTAAAGATGTGTCTTCTAAAGAATGCAGTAGAGAGGAAGAGCTTATAATTCCCACGAGCTATAAGTTACTGAGATTTATTGATGACTACCTTTTTGTGTCTACCTCAAGAGATCAGGCGAGTAGCTTCTATCACAGGTTGAAGCATGGATTTAAAGATTACAACTGCTTCATGAACGAAACAAAATTCTGCATAAATTttgaagataaagaagaacatAGGTGTTCTTCTAATAGAATGTTTGTGGGAGATAATGGAGTTCCTTTTGTCAGATGGACGGGTTTGCTTATTAATTCCCGCACATTTGAAGTTCAAGTTGACTACACAAG GTACTTGAGTGGCCATATAAGCTCAACTTTTTCTGTAGCTTGGCAGAACAAACCAGTTAGAAATCTTCGGCAAAAATTGTGTTACTTCTTGGTTCCGAAATGTCATCCAATTCTATTTGACTCGAACATCAACTCGGGAGAAATCGTCAGGTTAAACATCTATCAGATCTTTCTGTTGGCTGCAATGAAGTTTCACTGTTATGTCTACGAGGTGTCCCGGTTTTGGAAGCTTCATCCTCAAACTTTGTTCAAATTCATCACAATATCTGTCAG GTACATGTTCAGACTCATAAATAGAAGGGTGCGCAGAATCAACACTGGTTCTAGTTTCAGACCAGTTCTTAAACtatacaaagaagaagtgatATGGCTTGGCTTAGACGCTTATATTCAagttctgaagaagaaaaactcgAGATATCGAATGCTCTTGATCTATTTAAAATCTGCACTTTCTAAACACTCTCTTTCTCAGCAGCTATCGTCGGAATTGAGGTATGCAACAGACCGGTCAAACTCTTCTTCGCTGTGGAAGTTGAATTATTGA
- the TERT gene encoding telomerase reverse transcriptase, translated as MPRKPRHRVPEILWRLFGNRARNLNDAIVDLIPNRNIQPEQCRCRGQGCLGCSSDKPAFLLRSDDPIHYRKLLHRCFVVLHEQTPPLLDFSPTSWWSQREIVERIIEMMQSGCDCQNVICARYDKYDQSSPILELLTSSSWEFLLKRVGHDVMVYLLQQTSIFLPLLGKKHQQVSGPPLCIKHKRTLSVHENKRKRDDNVQPPTKRQWLSSAVDDCPKDDSATITPIVGEDVDQHREKKTTKRSRIYLKRRRKQRKVNFKKVDCNAPCITPSTNGKVSTGNDEMNLHIGINGSLTDFVKQAKQVKRNKNFKFGLSETYSVIPPNHILKTLRPNCSDSKLLMNHIFGEVNVWSTTPSHGKGNCPSGSICLYHSLLKSLKNLIGKTKSSHLKMLLDKHCPVLLLQEDALKSGTTSQSSRRQKADKLPHGSSSSQTGKPKCPSVEERKLYCTNDQVVSFIWAICRYIVPESLLGTTHQMRVLRKNIAWFVSRRRNEKCTVNQFLHKVKPSDFPFFARKELCCMVNGHELQSESIRSTQQMLCTKWISWLFLEIVKKLVHFNFYATESQGGRLNIYYYRKRSWERLISKEISKALDGYVLVDDAEAESSRKKLSKFRFLPKANGVRMVLDFSSSSRSQSLRDTHAVLKDIQLKEPDVLGSSVFDHDDFYRNLCPYLIHLRSQSGELPPLYFVVADVFKAFDSVDQGKLLHVIQSFLKDEYILNRCRLVCCGKRSNWVNKILVSSDKNSNFSRFTSTVPYNALQSIVVDKGENHRVRKKDLMVWIGNMLKNNMLQLDKSFYVQIAGIPQGHRLSSLLCCFYYGHLERTLIYPFLEEASKDVSSKECSREEELIIPTSYKLLRFIDDYLFVSTSRDQASSFYHRLKHGFKDYNCFMNETKFCINFEDKEEHRCSSNRMFVGDNGVPFVRWTGLLINSRTFEVQVDYTRSASSPVLEWPYKLNFFCSLAEQTS; from the exons ATGCCGCGTAAACCTAGACATCGTGTACCGGAGATTCTATGGAGGTTATTCGGAAACAGAGCCAGGAATTTAAACGACGCAATAGTAGATCTGATTCCTAACCGGAATATCCAGCCGGAGCAATGCCGATGCCGGGGTCAAGGTTGTCTCGGTTGCAGCAGCGATAAACCGGCGTTTCTGCTGCGTTCCGATGATCCCATTCACTACCGTAAACTTCTTCACCGTTGCTTCGTTGTACTTCACGAACAAACCCCTCCGCTTCTGGATTTCTCTCCAACATCTTGGTGGTCACAGAGAGAG ATTGTTGAAAGGATTATTGAAATGATGCAATCTGGATGTGATTGCCAAAATGTGATATGTGCCAGATATGATAAG TATGATCAGTCGAGCCCTATTTTGGAGCTATTGACAAGTTCATCTTGGGAGTTTCTTCTCAAGCGG GTCGGTCATGACGTCATGGTTTATCTTCTACAGCAAACATCAATATTCTTACCATTACTAGGGAAAAAACACCAGCAAGTGTCTGGACCTCCTCTATGTATCAAGCATAAGC GGACATTGTCAGtccatgaaaacaaaagaaagagggATGACAACGTTCAGCCACCAACGAAAAGGCAGTGGCTTTCTTCAGCTGTCGATGACTGTCCTAAGGATGACTCTGCAACTATTACGCCCATAGTTGGCGAGGATGTAGACCaacatagagagaaaaaaactactAAGCGTTCAAGAATATATCTTAAGCGTCGGCGAAAGCAGAGAAAGGtcaatttcaaaaaagttgACTGTAATGCTCCTTGTATAACTCCCAGTACAAATGGTAAAGTCTCAACTGGTAATGACGAAATGAATCTGCACATTGGTATAAATGGAAGTCTCACTGATTTTGTAAAGCAG GCTAAACAGgttaaaagaaacaagaatttCAAGTTTGGCCTCTCAGAAACGTATTCAGTTATACCACCAAACC ACATTTTAAAAACCTTGAGGCCCAACTGCTCTGATTCAAAGCTCCTAATGAACCATATATTTGGTGAAGTAAATGTTTGGTCAACGACGCCATCTCATGGCAAAGGCAATTGCCCCAGTGGATCTATTTGCTT ATACCATTCATTGCTCAAGTCTCTTAAAAATCTAATAGGAAAAACAAAGTCTTCACATTTAAAAATGCTACTAGACAAACACTGTCCTGTTCTCTTGCTGCAAGAGGATGCATTGAAGTCCGGAACGACTTCTCAg AGTTCAAGGAGGCAAAAAGCAGATAAGCTGCCTCATGGATCAAGTTCATCACAAACGGGAAAACCCAAATGTCCCAGTGTTGAAGAAAGGAAGCTGTATTGCACGAACGACCAAGTAGTTTCCTTTATTTGGGCCATCTGTAGGTACATTGTTCCAGAAAGTTTGCTTGGGACCACTCATCAGATGAGGGTGCTTAGGAAAAATATAGCGTGGTTTGTTTCAAGGCGACGAAATGAGAAATGCACAGTGAATCAGTTTTTGCATAAAGTGAAACCATCAGATTTCCCATTCTTTGCTAGAAAAGAGTTATGCTGTATGGTCAACGGACATGAACTCCAAAGTGAATCCATCAGAAGTACACAGCAGATGTTGTGCACGAAATGGATTTCTTGGCTTTTTTTAGAGATTGTCAAGAAATTGGTGCACTTCAACTTCTATGCCACTGAAAGCCAAGGAGGACGgctaaatatttattattaccGGAAAAGGAGCTGGGAAAGATTAATAAGCAAAGAAATTAGCAAAGCCCTTGATGGATATGTCCTAGTAGACGATGCTGAAGCTGAAAGTAGCAGGAAGAAGCTAtcaaagtttagatttttaccAAAGGCCAATGGTGTGAGGATGGTGTTAGACTTTAGTTCTTCGTCAAGGTCGCAATCTCTTCGTGATACACATGCTGTTTTGAAGGACATCCAGCTCAAAGAACCAGATGTTCTTGGGTCTTCTGTCTTTGACCATGATGATTTCTACAGAAACCTATGCCCATATCTGATCCATTTAAGAAGTCAATCTGGAGAACTTCCTCCTTTGTACTTTGTGGTTGCGGATGTATTCAAAGCATTTGATTCAGTCGACCAGGGTAAGCTGCTTCATGTCATTCAAAGTTTTCTGAAAGATGAATACATCTTAAACAGATGTAGGCTGGTCTGCTGTGGGAAGAGATCCAATTGGGTAAACAAAATACTAGTCTCGAGTGACAAAAATTCTAACTTTTCAAGATTCACATCAACTGTTCCATATAATGCACTGCAAAGTATCGTGGTTGATAAG GGAGAAAACCATCGAGTGAGGAAAAAGGATCTAATGGTTTGGATAGGAAATATGCTAAAGAACAACATGCTGCAGTTGGATAAAAGCTTCTATGTACAAATAGCTGGAATACCTCAGGGACACAGATTATCATCCTTGTTATGTTGTTTTTACTACGGGCATCTCGAGAGGACTTTGATCTACCCATTCCTCGAAGAAGCCTCTAAAGATGTGTCTTCTAAAGAATGCAGTAGAGAGGAAGAGCTTATAATTCCCACGAGCTATAAGTTACTGAGATTTATTGATGACTACCTTTTTGTGTCTACCTCAAGAGATCAGGCGAGTAGCTTCTATCACAGGTTGAAGCATGGATTTAAAGATTACAACTGCTTCATGAACGAAACAAAATTCTGCATAAATTttgaagataaagaagaacatAGGTGTTCTTCTAATAGAATGTTTGTGGGAGATAATGGAGTTCCTTTTGTCAGATGGACGGGTTTGCTTATTAATTCCCGCACATTTGAAGTTCAAGTTGACTACACAAGGTCTGCCTCATCTCCT GTACTTGAGTGGCCATATAAGCTCAACTTTTTCTGTAGCTTGGCAGAACAAACCAGTTAG